In the genome of Mastomys coucha isolate ucsf_1 unplaced genomic scaffold, UCSF_Mcou_1 pScaffold21, whole genome shotgun sequence, the window ATGTTAGTACTTGGACAGAAGAGTCGGGGACTCAGAGCTCAAGGCCGCCTGTGGGATAGATAAATAAGAGCAAGAATACATCGGGTGGAAGGGGCATCACCAAGGTAACTGGGAAAGCACATTTTCATAAGGCAAAAGGGCAATCATATATCACAGGTGTACAGGAGGCAAGGCAAAGGGGTGGGTACACACCACAGGGTTACCAGTTCagcacaggttgagaaacatggCTTGCAGGATAGTTAGGCTTAGAAGACAGAAACTATTCTTGTAAAGCACTGAGACTTAGTAACAATGTGGCTTCGGTCTTGTCTCACAcacagccatgaggagcaagccaataagtctctgcatcagctcctggctccaggttccttccctgcttgagttcctgcctttatTGCTTGTGgtgatgaactgttatatggaaagtgtgagtgaaataaatatttttcttcccaaattgattctggtcatggtgtttcattgcagcaatagaaactctaactaagacaaaaaaacACAACCATGAAATTTTTGGCTCTACTCTCTAGCTTCTAACCCATTGAAACAGGCTCACAAAAGGGCCATCCTGGGACCTTTCAAAGTGGTTCAGTGAGGGTAAAGGTGCTATGGTGAGttgaataaaaatgtcccccacagccaggcggtggtggcacaggcctttaatcccagcacttgggaggcagaggcaggcagatttctgagctcgaggccagcctggtctacagagtgagttccaggacattcagagctatgcagagaaaccctacctagaaaaaccaaccaaacaaccaaccaaacaaaatgtcCCCCAcaagctcatatatttggatgATTAGTCGCCTGGGAATGGAACTATTTAAGAAGgataaggattaggaggtgtgaccttgttggagtagatgtgattttgttggaggaagtatatctcCTGGGCCTAGGCTTGGAAATTTCACAAAGCCCAGACCAGGCCTAATGTCTCACTCTGTGTGGATGTAGCTTTTGGCTACTGCTTTTCTATGTACACTGCTATTCTCCCCACTGGGATGATTGTTTGGGAAGAACCCCAGGCTCATCTCCTGTAAGAAACCCTGTttgctcttcttcttcccccaacCCACCTACAAGGAGAAAACTCCAGGCTAACACATCCTCTTTACCTGTCTCCTCATTTCCAGCAACCCATCCATGAGTGCCTGCTCAGGGTCTCAGCTTTTTACCTTATACAGTAATATACCCTGGGTATACAATCCCAGCTCCTAGCCCACACATCATCACCCCATGCCTGAGACCCATAAACCCCCCTTACTTTAGCCCAGGCTTTTGACTCCATTGATCTTCATCTGTGAGATTGGTTAACTTACCCAAGAGCTGTCTCTCAATAATTCTGGCTTTATACTCTTGATTtggcttgaactggctcattttgtcttcagaaaaacttattaatgataatggactaaccctctgaaattgtaagcaaaccCTCCGATTAAGAGCTTCTTTTCATAAGATTTGCTATGATCATCATATCTCTtcacaatagaacagtaactaagacaggtgtTTGCCACCGGTACCATGAAGTCTATCTGTGGTATCTACTTAGTTGATGGAGAAAATCAACTCCCCAAAGTTCTACTCTGACCTCCACGTTACGTGCTGTGGTGTGACAGTGAAGAACGAATCTACCACTGGGTGGAGACCTGTGGTAGATCATCTCCCTTAAGAGGCACTCTAATTGAGCAGGTCAATCACTCCAGCCAAGGGTCCACCCCTGAGGAGGGTGGGTCCACCTTAAAGGAATAGGAATAATGATTAACCCTTTAATGCGATTTGTGCATTCTGCCTTTCCAGAATTCTTGCTCCCACAGAGACCCTATAAGCTCCTCTGAGGTTCAGCTGGGTCTGCCCACCCTCTGAGTGTCTGACTCTTTCTACTCTGTCTTTTTCCTAAACTAGCACTTAAGTATGCTTTCCCTGGTGCTTTGGGCTTGCTTCCCCTCTAAAGCTCCCCTTCCCCCTGTGTAGCCAACCTCCATGATGATTTAATTCAAACAGCATgacctgctttctcttctccattttcctctgAGCAGCTGCTCAGATTTATAGCTTGcctgtcctgggttttttcttttgaattctagTAATTTTTTCCTtgagctgaggttacaggcatctGTAAGCTACTAGGTGTGGGTGCCtagaactaaacttgggtcctctgtaagagcagtttgtgctcttacactgagccatctctccagtcccatgtgtaacattttaaataagataaaccatgatgggctggtgagatggctcagcaggtaaaagcactgattgctcttccaaaggtcctgagttcaaattccagcaaccacatggtggctcacaaccacctgtaatgggatctgacatcctctctggtgtctctgaagacagctacagtgtacttatttataataaatctttgagccagagcaagcggggtctaCCGGAATGAGCGGGGCcgactggagagagcagaggtcctaaaagtcaactcccaacaaccagatgaaggctcacaactattagtacagctacagtgtactcatatacataaaataaataaataaatctttaaaaaaaaaaccatgatgcTGCATTTACAAGTAAACTTTAGATCATAAAACATGAACATActcattacatatacatatatatgtctgtatgtatgtatatatgtgtataacttggttttacacacacataatatatatatatatatatatgatttgtttttttaagatttgtttttattatttttaatcatatatatacatgggctggtgagatggcttagcaggtaaaagcactgactgcttttctgaaggtcttgagttcaaatcccagcaaccacatggtggctcacaacccataatgggatctgatgccctcttctggtgtgtctgaagacagcaacagtgtacatatttataataataaataaatctttgggccagagcaagcccaggttgactggagtgagcagaggtcctaaagtcaattcccaacaagatgaaggctcacaaccatctgtacacctacagcgttctcatatacataaagtaaataaataaatctttttttaaaaaaatcatgcagGGCaataatggtgcatgcctttaatcccagcacttgggaggcagagacaggcagatttctgagttcgaggctagcctggcctacaaagtgagttccaggacagccaggactacacagagaaaccctgtctcgaaaaaccaaaagaaaaaaaaaattcatgtatgtacatacaggTACCAGTTGAGGCAAGAGGCActgattccttggagctggaattacaggtaatATGAGCTActtaacatggatgctgggaactgaacttaaaTCCTCTACAAATGTGGTAATTAATCCCAGAGATACCACTTCAGCCTCCACATGCAGAAAGTTTATCTATAGGGTTGTCCTTACTCTGCCCCTgtccaaaaataaatattaatatatttttaaaagaaggaagaaaaggagcaggaatggggaggaaggtaggaaggagaaGGGGTGTGAGCaattaattttctgtctttttttttcaagtgttgGGAATATGTGTCATTTAATTCTCACCAGACCTGACATGATTtgtcatttcacagatgaaaacTCAGAAGGTTTACCCAGGGTAGCAGAGCTGGGATTTTTCAAAACTGGAAGTTTTGTATATTGTTTAtggaagctgggtatggtggtgcacacctttaatcccagcacctgggagacagaggcagacagatctctgtgatttcaaagacagcctggtctacagagtaagtaccaagaaaagcaagggctacacagagaaactctgtttcaaaaaagcaaaccaaacaaacaacctccaCAAAACTGAATCTTCATTAAGTAATATGAGAAGAGGAGCAGGTAGAGAATTAGAAAAGCAGGATTGGGTATGCATTCCACTAGAACTGAACCCGAAGTCAGCAGGAATAGTAGTGGTAGGAATTGCTTCCAGATTTTTGTGCCAAGCATTGTTTAGtcagataaaagagaaaagttaaatTAATAAAGTCAGGAGATACTGGAAGGCAGCCATGCTTGGTAGGTAAGAGACATAACAAGTTGAGAGAACAGGTTGCAAGAACggtttgtgttatttttacaATGGTGAGGGCAGCCAAGATCCTAGTGGGAAGCAGACCAAGTTAGCCAGTTTCCAGGTCAAAGTTCTACTATGCGAGCTCTGCTTACTGTTGCCCTGGGAACGGATCCCCATTGGAGGTAATATAATGATGGATCCAGTGGAGCTTGTAAATGCTCCTGTAGTTGAGGTAGGAGCTCTGTTCCGTCTCTGTTTGGTCTGTTTTGGGATAAGGTGGGAAGAGGCGTTAGAAAGCGTTTGGTTGTCAATCAAGGAAGACGTCATGAAGGAAATGATGgagcttctgcttcctgtctgtcatgAAGAAGCTTCTTGGCCATATGGTTCTACTTCATGAGCAGCCCAGAAACATGGAGCCAAGTGACTGGGACAGAATCCTCTGAAACCAGAGCCCCAGATGAacacttcttgctttctttctgtcagGTGTCTGGTGGAAGTGATACAAAAGTAACCGATGTGTCTTCACTTCTGAAGATTCTCAGTCAGGTCAGGACTGGACCAACATAGCCCCATGAGTCCTAATCCAGTATAAGAGTTTTATGTGCATAATAAACAGTACAACCTCATTGTAAATTCCAGTATAGTAAAcacccttcaaaaaaaaaaaaaaagatttccagcTGAGTACCATGTAATTCTGTAATTCTGGTATtcaagaggccaaggcaggaacatTTATTCAAGTTCAAGTCATCTTAAGTTACAGAATAACACTGTTTCCAAAACaccaaaaattaattattaatttttaaaaaattaccagGGAGACGGGGTTGTAGCATaggggtaaagtacttgcctagcatgtagaaggacctgggttcaatactAAAAAATTGAcctaaaaaacaaccaaccaaacaaaccccccaaaacacTGGCAGAGAAGAGAGATTGAGTCCTTTAATCCTATAGATTcagggacctggagagatggtttagcagttaagagtactggctactgttccaggggacctgggttggGGCTCCTAGctacagggtggctcacagccatctgtaactctaattccaagagatcagatgccttcttctggcttccttggggaGTGAGGCCTAAAAGTGATACCAtgaatacaggcaaaacactcatataggTTAAAAAAAGGTAAATTTCTAGGACTCAgccaggtggctcagtgggtaagcctgacagcctgagttcaaacctGGGACCTACAGGGTGGACAGAGAAAATCAATTCCTAaacggggcggtggtggcgcacgcctttaatcccggcacttggaaggcagaggcaggtggatttctgagttcgaggccagcctggtctacatagtgagttccaggacagccagggctatacagagaaaccctgtctcgaagaaccggaaaaaaaaaaaagaaagaaagaaagaaagaaaagtcaattCCTGGAAGTTGTCTTTTCACCTCTACACTCATGCTGAAGCATGAGTATCActcttaaaatatgtaattttaaatttttgctgggtgtggtagcatgaACCTATGATCCCAACATAgccagaaagaagaagaaaggagaggtgagGGGCAGAAAATAAGGCACATGACGGATATAGAGGTTTTCAAGGGAGGATAAAGTCACTAACATTAACTGAACATCATTTACCACAGGCCAGTCACTTCCTTTCATCCTTCAACAAGCCTAATAATGTGGTGAAGAACGATTAAACTAGTGGAGTCTGGAGGCCTAGCATGTTCCAGAGGAGCTGGTCACCAAGAATCCCAGCTTCTCTGTCCATCTCCAGGCAGTCTCTTCTCATCCCACAGGCCTACACCCAGTCTTGCTGGGGCAGGAGACTACCAAAGGCAGAGCTCCTGCTGTGCCAATCAAAAGTAACTATGATGCCCAAGCAGATGAGGACCATTCCTGCCAGCCCCAAACGGATGAGGTTTCCCCGAGTATAGTCCAAGGAGCCAGAACCTGTGAgccagaaagagggagacagggtGTTGGTTCCTTATCCCAGAGTCTTGGtgctttttctgtgtttctgacaCACACATGGAGTTGTCTCTAAGTTTAATGGAGTTGATGTCCCCCGGTCCCCTGGGTCTGAAGGAGGAGAGCCAGAGCATCTTACCTTCGTAACTGATGACCAGTGGCTGGCTGCGCTGTGATAGCACATAGGGGGCAGAAGGTGTGTGGTAATAGCAACAGTAGGTGCCAGGTGCGTTTGTGCCGATCAAAAGGAAGTCagcccagggctgcacagagtCAATATACTGCAAAGGGGTTGCCACGCCCACACGGTACAGTGCAAAACTCATGCCCGGTATTCGGCTTCCACAGCGCAGGCTTACATTGGCTCCTGGGGCCACCACAGGCCCAGGCAGTGCCACCAGGGATGGTCTGGGTAGCTGATCTGTGGAACACAGGCAAGGTCTTAGATAGGCTGAACTATCTGTTCCTAatcgtcgtcgtcctcctcctcccttctcttctgcctcccttcccatcccccaaactcaccttcctctccttccctcagtAAGTTCGAGAATTTCTCAATGTACCTCCCTATCGCCTCTCTCCTTGCCTTCCTTTTCTACCCTCTCCTTACCCTCCTTCATCTCACTCCTGTGCCCTTCTCCCATTTCTTCCCGGACCTCACCTGTTACCAGCAGTTCCAGGACATTACTGGGCTGAGACCAGACACCTGGCCCCCAGTCTGTCTTGCGGTAGCGGCAGTGATAACTGCCCCCCTGGGCCGGAGTCACTTCTTCCAGGAAAAACTCAGCCAGCTCAATAGACACATCCCGGAGGAACAGAGGGGTGACAAGGCCACTTTTGAAGAGTGCAAACCGCCAGGCAGGTTGGGGTGCACGGCAACTCAAGGTCACGTTTATCCCAGGAGTCACGACTGCAGCAGGATGAGCTCCCAGCCACGGCTGGGGGTAGGAGGCTAGGGGCGCTTAATAAAGAAAGACTGCTTGGATCCTTATGACCCTCCAACCCAGAAGGCCTAGGAGGTTAAGCAGGAGTCGGACACCATGAATCTCTATAAAGAAGGGGAGGGCCTGGAATACAATCACGGGTGGCCCAGACAAGCTGACAATCACAGGAGTAGTACTCTTAACTTTGAGCTTTTTCCCATAGTTATTTATTTGTGCTAAGGATTCAATCCAGGGCCTTATGCATTATGGATAATCACTCACTCTACCACTAAGATAGAGACTCGAAcctcctctgttttgtttgtttgtttgtctgttttttgagacaaggtcttgtgcTCCCTTgcccagccttgaacttgctatgtagagtaTGATCTTGGATTCTGATTATAAGTCTATGCCCCCTGATCCTCCTGTATTATAAACCTGTGCCACCATCAGGACCACCACCTCTCCTTCCCACCTATGCTGAACTGGAGCCTACTAGAAAACCAATCTACGAaccaagctacatccccaacccCTTCTCCACAATGTTAAGGCATAGTTTCAAAATGCCTTACCAGAAATGGTTACGTTGTTTTAACGTACtgttactcttttgttttttgaaacaaagccTCTCTAGGTAATGCATATTGTCCTCAAGCCCGTTAATGgtgcaggctggcttcaaacttgaaattattctttctgcctcagctttccgaGTGCTAAGATGGCAGATCTGTAGCACCACACCTTGATAGAAGCAGTTATAGTTTGCAACATGTCAATAATTATTGCTATGGTTTGAACAAGCTCAACTTAATTTTTAATCTAACAATGTTGAAAGGTGAGTGCTTAACAGGTCAGAGGATAGGGGGCTGAAGATGACTTTACAGTTAAGAGTatttactgcttttgcagaggacctaggacTGGCTTCTAGCACCCATATTGGGCAACTCATAactacttgtaattccagttccaggggggtcttgatacctctggcctctgcgtGCACCTGCACTCATGCCCATCTACTTCTACACAGACACAGGTGATGGACTAGAATACCAGGTGTAGTGATGTCCCTGTAACCATTCCCCAGTGAGGGCTGGGTcgaggctcagtggtagagcacttgcctagaatgccTCAGTGAGGGACTGAAGTGTTGCTCAGTGAGAGCACTAGCCCACTATGTACATGACCATTGTTTCAATCCATTCCTAGTACACCgccaaacaacaaaaccataacATAGTCAATGACCCAATACTTCCATTGCTTCCTAATAGGcaaattcttgtttgtttgtttgttgaaacaggACTTCTCtaagtagccctgactgtcttggaacttgctctgtagagcaggttgaCCTTGGACTCAgtgatccatctgtctctgcctcactagtgctggaattaaaggcttgcactgCCACggattggttgttgttttgggttgtgtttgtatgtttgtttttaaagcaagctctcattatgtagaccaggctggccttgaactcaaagaaatcttcttgcctctatcttcctagtgttgggattaaaggtgcataccatCACTGCCTAGCACCATAGGCaattcttatttataaatatatatttttaaagatttatttattgctgggtggtggtggtgcatgcctttaatcccagca includes:
- the Oscar gene encoding osteoclast-associated immunoglobulin-like receptor isoform X1 translates to MPAMVLSLILQLSTLWPVCHADFTSTAPLASYPQPWLGAHPAAVVTPGINVTLSCRAPQPAWRFALFKSGLVTPLFLRDVSIELAEFFLEEVTPAQGGSYHCRYRKTDWGPGVWSQPSNVLELLVTDQLPRPSLVALPGPVVAPGANVSLRCGSRIPGMSFALYRVGVATPLQYIDSVQPWADFLLIGTNAPGTYCCYYHTPSAPYVLSQRSQPLVISYEGSGSLDYTRGNLIRLGLAGMVLICLGIIVTFDWHSRSSAFGSLLPQQDWV
- the Oscar gene encoding osteoclast-associated immunoglobulin-like receptor isoform X2; the protein is MVLSLILQLSTLCELSLPWPVCHADFTSTAPLASYPQPWLGAHPAAVVTPGINVTLSCRAPQPAWRFALFKSGLVTPLFLRDVSIELAEFFLEEVTPAQGGSYHCRYRKTDWGPGVWSQPSNVLELLVTDQLPRPSLVALPGPVVAPGANVSLRCGSRIPGMSFALYRVGVATPLQYIDSVQPWADFLLIGTNAPGTYCCYYHTPSAPYVLSQRSQPLVISYEGSGSLDYTRGNLIRLGLAGMVLICLGIIVTFDWHSRSSAFGSLLPQQDWV